In Brevibacillus brevis NBRC 100599, a single genomic region encodes these proteins:
- a CDS encoding SDR family NAD(P)-dependent oxidoreductase: MPFTVETNTLHKKEVDDMSITRIVVITGASGGLGLALTRLHLEKGDCVIATSRKTITQELVSLQKDYPDRLHHYPLDVSSNEDIRQFAAWVHIRFERCDFLYNNAGMAVFESLIEMRVEELEETLRTNISGVLYTTRAFLPMMLQQKQGHIITVASLAGQVATAKASVYAASKAAVIRFSEGLRHELQGTGIAVTCAMPGPIDTPFLDKADKTGSYRSKVSRYLLTPEQTARAIYRAAEAKRPEVAMPFRLHALSRIYFLLPQWLKHLVSPLLNRK; this comes from the coding sequence TTGCCATTCACAGTGGAAACCAATACTCTACACAAGAAAGAAGTGGATGACATGTCGATTACCCGTATTGTCGTCATCACCGGAGCTTCTGGTGGCCTTGGTCTAGCTTTGACACGACTTCATTTGGAAAAAGGAGATTGTGTTATTGCCACTAGCCGGAAAACGATTACCCAGGAACTCGTTTCGTTACAAAAAGATTATCCGGATCGACTCCATCATTACCCGTTAGACGTCAGCAGCAACGAAGACATTCGGCAGTTCGCTGCATGGGTGCACATCCGCTTCGAACGATGCGATTTTCTTTACAACAATGCCGGGATGGCCGTCTTTGAATCACTCATCGAAATGCGCGTGGAGGAGCTGGAAGAAACACTGCGAACGAATATTTCCGGTGTTCTCTACACGACCCGTGCCTTTTTGCCGATGATGCTTCAGCAAAAGCAAGGGCATATTATCACGGTTGCTTCACTTGCTGGACAGGTCGCTACAGCCAAAGCTTCGGTATACGCTGCCAGCAAAGCAGCCGTCATCCGTTTTAGTGAAGGATTGCGTCATGAGCTGCAAGGTACTGGAATTGCTGTGACGTGTGCGATGCCAGGCCCGATTGACACCCCCTTTTTAGATAAGGCAGACAAAACAGGTAGCTATCGCAGCAAAGTAAGTCGGTATTTATTGACACCAGAACAAACGGCAAGAGCCATTTATCGAGCTGCGGAAGCAAAACGTCCGGAGGTTGCCATGCCATTTCGTCTACATGCGCTCTCCCGTATCTACTTTTTATTACCTCAGTGGCTAAAACACCTCGTCTCACCTCTCCTCAATCGGAAGTGA
- a CDS encoding TerC family protein: protein MGEYFWLGLVHIFMIDLVLSSDNAVVIGMACRGLPQQERRRAILYGTLGAILLRIVLTGMTTWMLDIPLVKAIGGILLLWIACKLMLGENEELTDVSHNQTIGQAVRTIIVADFVMSLDNVLAVGGAAHGDLWLVLLGLAMSIPLLMWGSVWIARMMNRFPSMVIIGGGILTFTAVDMCLEDPYVWKWVNPLLLNHMWLPVFAAVVVMFWGRMKRT, encoded by the coding sequence ATGGGCGAGTATTTTTGGCTGGGTCTTGTACACATCTTCATGATCGATCTGGTATTAAGCAGTGACAATGCAGTGGTCATAGGTATGGCCTGCCGCGGACTCCCTCAACAGGAGAGAAGAAGGGCAATTTTATATGGAACATTGGGTGCAATCCTCCTGCGAATTGTATTAACGGGAATGACTACCTGGATGTTGGATATTCCTCTCGTGAAGGCGATCGGGGGAATCTTATTGCTGTGGATTGCGTGTAAGCTGATGCTGGGTGAGAATGAAGAGCTCACAGACGTATCGCATAATCAGACAATTGGTCAGGCAGTCAGGACCATCATAGTAGCAGATTTTGTCATGAGTTTGGACAATGTTTTGGCAGTTGGTGGAGCAGCGCATGGCGATTTATGGTTAGTTTTGCTGGGGTTAGCGATGAGTATTCCGTTATTAATGTGGGGAAGTGTGTGGATCGCTCGCATGATGAATCGTTTTCCCAGTATGGTCATCATTGGCGGCGGAATTCTTACCTTTACAGCAGTGGATATGTGTCTGGAGGATCCGTATGTCTGGAAATGGGTGAATCCTTTGCTTCTCAACCATATGTGGTTGCCCGTATTTGCTGCCGTAGTGGTCATGTTTTGGGGGCGGATGAAAAGGACGTAA
- a CDS encoding fumarylacetoacetate hydrolase family protein has product MIIRYERNGKVKHGWMVEEDHKVRVIEGDIYKIHTAKPIMTGLELPLDEVTLKAPSDPSKVVCIGLNYRDHAAEMGIDLPKEPLMFLKPSTTVIGPGEPIVYPKLTQNLHYEGELAVVIKKEAKKIQAADADDYILGFTCAIDVTARDLQMSDGQWTRAKGFDTFCPLGPAIAAKLDYHHLRIVTRVNGEVRQDACTDQLIFSIPQLIEAVSAVMTLRPGDVILTGTPSGVGELVPGDEISVTIEGIGTLTTHVVAEE; this is encoded by the coding sequence ATGATAATCCGTTATGAGCGCAATGGTAAGGTGAAGCATGGCTGGATGGTGGAAGAGGATCACAAGGTACGCGTGATTGAAGGGGACATTTACAAAATCCATACGGCAAAGCCGATCATGACGGGCCTTGAGCTACCTTTGGATGAGGTCACGTTAAAGGCGCCAAGTGATCCAAGCAAGGTTGTATGCATCGGATTGAATTACCGGGACCATGCGGCTGAGATGGGGATTGATCTGCCAAAAGAACCGTTGATGTTTTTGAAGCCGTCAACAACTGTCATTGGACCTGGTGAGCCTATCGTCTATCCAAAGCTAACGCAGAACCTTCATTATGAAGGCGAACTCGCCGTGGTGATTAAGAAAGAGGCCAAGAAAATCCAGGCTGCGGATGCAGACGATTATATTTTGGGATTTACTTGTGCGATTGATGTGACCGCGCGCGATCTGCAGATGAGCGATGGGCAATGGACTCGGGCAAAAGGCTTTGATACATTTTGTCCGCTTGGACCTGCTATTGCAGCCAAACTGGATTATCATCATTTGCGTATCGTGACACGAGTAAACGGGGAAGTGCGTCAGGATGCTTGCACAGACCAATTGATTTTTTCGATTCCGCAGCTGATCGAGGCTGTATCTGCGGTCATGACGCTTCGCCCCGGCGATGTTATTTTAACCGGGACGCCATCTGGTGTAGGTGAGCTTGTTCCAGGTGATGAAATTTCGGTAACCATTGAAGGAATCGGAACCTTAACGACTCATGTAGTGGCTGAGGAGTAG
- a CDS encoding 5' nucleotidase, NT5C type: MKPDKILTIGIDIDGTVTSPSSIVPLMNESFGRDLRYEDCVEYNLANVYQITDAEFEMWLDQNGERLYDGAPVHGIADQILRDWFTSHKLVYISAREDRHRDVTLQWFARYNIPHHEVDLIGSHDKLSAARKWGVDLFLEDRLENALQLSEALQIPVFLFDTPYNQAALPPLVHRVTSWEEVAQKVNELFPAKTSV, from the coding sequence ATGAAACCAGACAAAATCCTAACCATTGGCATTGATATTGACGGTACAGTCACATCACCCAGCAGTATTGTTCCGTTGATGAATGAGAGCTTTGGAAGAGATTTACGATATGAAGATTGTGTGGAATACAATTTAGCCAACGTGTATCAAATCACGGACGCAGAGTTTGAAATGTGGCTGGATCAAAATGGGGAGCGCCTATATGATGGTGCGCCTGTTCACGGAATAGCCGATCAGATTTTGCGCGATTGGTTTACCTCCCACAAGCTGGTATATATAAGTGCTCGTGAGGATCGTCACCGCGATGTGACGTTACAATGGTTTGCTCGCTACAATATCCCTCATCATGAAGTGGATTTGATTGGGAGCCACGACAAGCTGTCAGCTGCCCGCAAGTGGGGCGTGGACCTATTTTTGGAGGATCGTCTGGAGAACGCTTTGCAATTGTCAGAGGCGCTGCAAATTCCCGTGTTCTTGTTTGACACTCCGTATAACCAAGCTGCCTTACCTCCGCTCGTCCATCGAGTCACTTCTTGGGAAGAGGTTGCCCAAAAAGTCAACGAGCTTTTTCCAGCTAAGACAAGCGTATAG
- a CDS encoding DUF84 family protein, protein MDYHIFRYALGTKNEAKRLAVQKATGTEPFCISVPSGVAAQPMSEEETITGAINRAKAARSQAPEADIGLGLEGGLMYDERFTKQWYLISICAAWNGSELFIGKGLAFPIPNQAVHRIQQEQIELSTIIDEWGKTVGSNHRGGAYSLLTDNRVRRSDVFCDAVIAAITPFVSSLYK, encoded by the coding sequence TTGGATTATCATATTTTCCGCTATGCACTCGGAACGAAAAATGAAGCAAAACGCCTCGCTGTACAAAAAGCAACGGGAACGGAACCTTTCTGCATATCCGTCCCCTCTGGCGTAGCGGCTCAACCGATGAGTGAAGAAGAAACGATAACAGGAGCGATCAATCGGGCAAAAGCTGCACGTAGTCAAGCCCCGGAAGCAGACATCGGGCTAGGCTTGGAAGGCGGACTTATGTACGATGAGCGGTTTACAAAACAGTGGTATTTGATTTCCATCTGTGCAGCCTGGAATGGAAGTGAGCTATTTATTGGAAAGGGTTTGGCTTTTCCTATCCCGAATCAAGCTGTTCACCGAATCCAGCAGGAACAAATTGAGCTCAGTACCATCATAGATGAATGGGGGAAAACCGTCGGCAGTAATCATCGCGGCGGCGCCTATTCCCTTTTAACAGATAATCGCGTACGTCGTTCCGATGTGTTTTGTGACGCCGTGATCGCAGCCATTACGCCTTTTGTTTCCTCTTTGTACAAATAA
- a CDS encoding cysteine desulfurase family protein, with protein MIYLDNSATTRPHPQVIETVRRAMESYYGNPSSLHQKGVEAENVLKQARKVAAQYLGCKESEVIFTSGGTESNNTAIKGVAFQYQNRGKHIITTQVEHPAVYDVCKQLEGLGFAVTYLPVDREGRVSVEAVQKAMRPDTILVSVMHVNNELGTIQPILEIGQWLKQFPKVLFHVDAVQGIGKVPLRIKDSGIDLLSVSAHKFYGPRGVGILYKREGLIIHPLMMGGGQEGGVRSGTENLPAIAGMAKAIRILEELGSVEMIRLQKLNQQLREGIATMEGCVVNTPESNTAPHIMNLSVPGVKAEVLLHALEEKGFLISTKSACSSKVNEPSRVLTAIGIERDCALSSLRISLGRENTPDDIQQFLKALEECVSVLRTYIKQQPAPAHRK; from the coding sequence GTGATTTATTTGGACAACAGTGCGACTACCCGGCCTCATCCTCAAGTGATTGAAACCGTTAGACGCGCGATGGAAAGCTACTATGGAAACCCGTCTTCCTTGCATCAAAAAGGAGTAGAGGCGGAAAATGTACTGAAGCAGGCGCGAAAGGTTGCCGCTCAGTACTTGGGCTGTAAAGAAAGTGAAGTTATTTTTACTTCAGGTGGTACGGAGAGCAATAATACGGCGATTAAGGGCGTAGCCTTTCAATATCAAAACAGAGGGAAACATATTATTACGACGCAGGTAGAGCATCCGGCTGTTTACGATGTTTGCAAACAGTTGGAAGGTCTGGGATTTGCTGTGACATATCTGCCGGTAGATCGTGAAGGCCGCGTATCGGTAGAAGCTGTTCAGAAAGCAATGCGTCCGGATACGATTCTTGTTTCGGTAATGCATGTGAACAACGAGCTGGGAACTATTCAACCGATCCTAGAAATCGGACAATGGTTGAAGCAATTCCCGAAAGTCCTGTTTCACGTCGATGCTGTCCAGGGAATTGGGAAAGTTCCTTTGCGCATCAAGGATTCAGGGATCGATCTGCTGAGCGTCTCTGCGCACAAGTTTTACGGGCCCAGAGGAGTTGGCATCTTGTATAAACGGGAAGGCTTGATCATTCACCCGTTGATGATGGGTGGCGGTCAAGAAGGGGGAGTTCGCTCAGGAACGGAAAACCTCCCAGCCATCGCTGGTATGGCAAAAGCAATCCGGATTCTAGAAGAACTGGGCAGCGTCGAGATGATCAGGCTGCAAAAATTGAATCAACAGCTTCGTGAGGGGATTGCAACGATGGAAGGTTGTGTTGTGAATACCCCGGAATCGAATACGGCTCCTCATATTATGAACTTGTCAGTACCAGGAGTAAAAGCAGAAGTCCTGTTGCATGCTTTGGAGGAAAAAGGTTTTCTGATATCCACCAAGTCGGCCTGTTCATCCAAAGTCAATGAGCCGAGCAGAGTTCTGACTGCGATTGGCATCGAGCGGGATTGCGCGTTGTCATCTCTGCGGATCAGTCTGGGCCGGGAAAATACACCGGACGACATTCAGCAGTTTTTGAAGGCGTTAGAGGAATGCGTTAGTGTGCTTCGGACCTATATCAAACAACAACCTGCCCCCGCTCATAGAAAATAG
- a CDS encoding sensor histidine kinase yields MVETVTLNLYDVSRKILDLTPSITTIWLQEIVRSMEIPVTIPRDFAEKRTVLLARYLVEDVDHDMQTWALDMGEWLRSQEFPFSSILRTYQLYRNVFWRVLQPELQKWSLSSQEMHYLESQLGKAMDESVFWAVYHFEQMINKELVQKEETISYLHNDKLTMLGKIAANMAHELRNPLCAIEGFLKLIGESTQEQAQLQTYIQVVMHEFENLHRQLTGFLSFSKKPILDEIFKTVQVEELLEEVEMLITPRLVGENIRFEKQIHPCLLACYEEGLKQVVVNLLNNAIDAVQNRTDKYIHVISTSSDGWLYLSVENNGERISPEIVENLFQPFFTTKQNGTGIGLSICKNIIEKHQGTIHCDSNEKRTRFIVSLPIANAQEVGPRMEAR; encoded by the coding sequence ATGGTGGAGACCGTGACGCTAAACCTTTATGATGTTTCAAGGAAGATTTTAGACTTAACACCAAGCATCACCACAATATGGCTGCAAGAAATTGTTCGCAGCATGGAAATTCCCGTGACCATTCCTCGCGATTTTGCAGAAAAACGAACAGTGCTCTTGGCTCGCTATCTGGTTGAGGATGTAGATCATGACATGCAGACTTGGGCATTAGATATGGGAGAGTGGCTTCGTTCTCAGGAATTCCCCTTCTCCTCCATTTTGCGCACATATCAATTGTACCGGAATGTATTCTGGCGGGTTCTCCAACCGGAATTACAGAAATGGTCCCTCTCCTCACAAGAAATGCACTATTTGGAAAGCCAACTGGGCAAGGCCATGGATGAAAGTGTATTCTGGGCTGTTTATCACTTTGAACAAATGATAAATAAAGAGCTGGTCCAGAAGGAAGAAACGATCTCCTATTTGCATAACGACAAACTGACCATGCTCGGAAAAATTGCCGCTAATATGGCTCATGAGCTGCGCAATCCGTTGTGCGCCATTGAAGGGTTCTTGAAGCTGATCGGCGAGTCTACACAGGAACAGGCCCAGCTTCAGACGTATATCCAAGTCGTCATGCATGAGTTTGAGAATTTACATCGGCAACTGACCGGATTCCTCAGCTTTTCCAAAAAACCAATTCTCGATGAAATTTTTAAAACCGTTCAAGTAGAAGAACTGCTTGAAGAAGTAGAGATGCTGATTACCCCTCGCCTCGTGGGAGAAAACATACGTTTTGAAAAACAAATCCACCCCTGCTTACTCGCATGTTATGAAGAAGGCTTGAAGCAAGTTGTCGTCAATCTATTAAACAATGCCATTGACGCCGTGCAAAATCGTACAGACAAGTATATTCATGTCATCTCCACTTCTTCAGATGGTTGGCTCTATTTGAGTGTGGAAAACAACGGCGAAAGGATTTCACCCGAGATCGTGGAAAATCTCTTCCAACCATTCTTTACGACTAAACAAAATGGGACGGGTATTGGCTTGTCCATCTGTAAAAATATTATCGAAAAGCATCAAGGCACGATCCATTGTGATTCCAATGAAAAACGCACACGCTTTATCGTTTCTCTGCCGATTGCAAATGCCCAGGAAGTTGGTCCGCGAATGGAAGCTCGCTAG
- a CDS encoding YkoP family protein: protein MNTSLLMLWGYWDEIYQRCTRLTYIEKGNNIFRVVVLRYRGEPLVTTDNCIIHDGDLILKLHIHNYYFATLCKGVKDELRVALLLRRHILQSLPKLATFLDSMENKDQIKGIVGTTMLHKGITPLGFSISDVPMTWFFRYKRWYLRLMLRIVHPNGKRRLQSWNYEMPLKRVYMSKEFLLNRYADGKQPLGESY from the coding sequence ATGAATACAAGCCTCTTGATGCTATGGGGATACTGGGATGAAATCTATCAGCGCTGCACCAGACTTACTTATATTGAGAAAGGGAACAATATTTTTCGGGTTGTTGTTTTACGCTATCGGGGAGAGCCACTCGTTACTACCGATAATTGCATCATTCATGATGGGGATTTGATTTTAAAGCTACATATACACAATTATTACTTTGCTACCCTGTGCAAAGGAGTGAAGGATGAGCTACGCGTGGCTCTTCTTTTGCGAAGACATATCCTCCAATCATTGCCGAAGCTAGCCACATTCCTGGATTCGATGGAAAATAAAGATCAAATAAAAGGGATAGTGGGAACGACCATGCTGCATAAAGGGATAACACCTTTGGGCTTCTCGATTTCTGATGTGCCTATGACCTGGTTTTTTCGATACAAGCGATGGTACTTGCGTCTCATGCTCAGAATCGTGCATCCCAATGGAAAGCGGCGATTGCAATCATGGAATTATGAAATGCCCCTAAAGCGTGTTTATATGTCCAAGGAATTTTTACTCAATCGATATGCTGACGGCAAGCAGCCTCTAGGAGAGTCCTACTAA
- the dapF gene encoding diaminopimelate epimerase, which translates to MKFTKLHGLGNDYVYVNCFEEDLSRVDLPELARRVSDRNFGIGGDGLILIMPSERADFRMRVFNNDGSEAKNCGNGLRCVSKYVYDHGLTEQTTFTVETLGGTVTPVVSLGADGRVDQVTIDMGEPRFERAAIPMTGIPEEQVREEGIEVGGTAFTMTAVSMGNPHAILFVDEVKEEDVRHYGPMIEYHEWFPERTNVEFIQILNHEEILFRVWERGSGVTLACGTGACAAAVAAHLSGKTGRKVTVHLAGGDLFIEWKEADNRVYMTGPATEVFSGEYVGEIPFK; encoded by the coding sequence ATGAAATTTACAAAGCTGCATGGCTTGGGGAATGATTACGTTTACGTCAACTGTTTTGAGGAAGATTTATCACGTGTAGATTTACCCGAATTGGCACGAAGAGTGAGTGATCGGAATTTTGGGATCGGCGGTGATGGACTGATCCTCATTATGCCATCTGAGCGAGCAGATTTTCGCATGCGGGTCTTTAACAATGATGGCAGCGAAGCAAAAAATTGCGGAAACGGCTTGCGCTGTGTGAGTAAGTACGTATACGATCACGGTTTGACGGAGCAAACAACGTTTACCGTGGAGACATTGGGAGGGACCGTCACTCCTGTCGTATCGCTAGGAGCAGATGGTAGAGTCGATCAAGTAACAATCGATATGGGAGAGCCTCGTTTTGAGCGAGCAGCAATTCCGATGACAGGCATTCCAGAAGAGCAGGTGCGAGAAGAGGGGATCGAAGTCGGTGGAACGGCGTTTACGATGACGGCTGTTTCGATGGGGAATCCTCATGCCATCCTTTTCGTGGATGAAGTGAAGGAAGAAGATGTTCGTCACTACGGGCCAATGATCGAGTATCACGAGTGGTTTCCTGAGCGAACCAACGTTGAATTTATCCAAATATTGAATCACGAGGAAATTCTTTTCCGGGTATGGGAGAGAGGATCAGGTGTAACGCTTGCCTGTGGGACGGGAGCTTGCGCTGCTGCAGTAGCTGCCCACTTGAGTGGAAAGACAGGAAGAAAAGTCACGGTCCACCTAGCAGGAGGCGATCTCTTTATTGAATGGAAGGAAGCGGATAATCGCGTCTATATGACGGGTCCGGCTACTGAAGTTTTTTCTGGCGAGTATGTAGGGGAGATTCCCTTTAAATAG
- a CDS encoding DUF1540 domain-containing protein gives MPAVKCSVANCEYWAKGNLCSAEEIMVEIDAHATVNLKEEFAGEYGQNTQHQDKAKTSSETCCLTFKPKTSEKK, from the coding sequence ATGCCAGCAGTAAAATGTTCTGTAGCAAACTGTGAGTACTGGGCGAAGGGCAATCTTTGCAGCGCCGAAGAGATCATGGTAGAGATTGACGCACACGCCACCGTAAACCTGAAAGAAGAATTCGCAGGCGAGTACGGTCAAAACACGCAGCATCAGGATAAGGCTAAGACATCGTCTGAGACCTGTTGTCTGACGTTCAAGCCGAAGACATCCGAAAAGAAATAA
- a CDS encoding MGDG synthase family glycosyltransferase codes for MAKRFLLVTEEWAGSGHRMAAEALQEVLLEKEGARSARVVGGLKTASPGLRVLSHFFYRSMLRYGQPVWQRIYEQEEMLGSALTKALGWWLSARLTNQLLLEEKPDVVIATHAYCLSALAEAKRRVPKPFQLVCVPTDFHINRFWIHPEIDAYMVAHEQIAQILIDRYGISPEKIHVYGIPVRPAFTTALHTDKAAWKKQLGLVPDQFTVLIGGGEGGYGGVGQVVRELMLEEQPLQIVVVTGKNASLYKRLENLLSTKSNGHRFLLKGFEPQMWQWIGAADAYITKPGGITCAESLALKTPLILFHPLPGQEKHNCSFLLKQQAAILAETPVEIKEIIRSWRQPEKRDAFAGNLDKLGRPDAVYQIAHTLLQLTD; via the coding sequence ATGGCAAAGAGGTTTCTGTTAGTGACAGAGGAATGGGCAGGGAGTGGTCACCGGATGGCTGCCGAGGCTCTGCAAGAAGTTTTACTGGAAAAGGAGGGAGCACGATCGGCTCGAGTGGTGGGAGGACTGAAAACCGCCAGTCCAGGCTTACGTGTGCTCTCTCATTTTTTTTATCGCAGTATGTTGCGCTACGGTCAACCTGTGTGGCAACGCATCTATGAACAGGAAGAAATGCTGGGCAGTGCATTGACCAAAGCATTGGGATGGTGGCTATCCGCTAGATTAACGAATCAACTGTTGCTAGAAGAGAAGCCGGATGTCGTTATCGCTACGCATGCGTACTGCTTGTCCGCATTGGCAGAAGCGAAGAGAAGGGTGCCCAAGCCTTTCCAGCTCGTTTGTGTACCCACGGACTTCCATATTAATCGATTTTGGATTCATCCAGAAATTGATGCGTACATGGTGGCACACGAGCAAATTGCGCAAATTTTAATCGATCGCTATGGGATTTCGCCTGAAAAAATCCATGTTTATGGCATTCCAGTTCGGCCAGCTTTTACTACAGCGCTCCATACCGACAAAGCGGCTTGGAAAAAACAGCTTGGACTTGTTCCAGATCAATTCACAGTACTGATTGGTGGGGGAGAAGGCGGTTATGGTGGCGTGGGACAGGTTGTACGAGAGTTGATGTTGGAAGAGCAACCATTGCAGATCGTAGTCGTCACAGGGAAGAATGCAAGCCTGTACAAAAGACTGGAGAACTTGCTTAGTACCAAGAGCAATGGCCATCGCTTTCTATTGAAAGGGTTTGAGCCGCAAATGTGGCAGTGGATTGGAGCGGCTGACGCCTATATAACGAAGCCTGGTGGCATTACGTGCGCGGAGTCACTTGCTCTTAAGACACCGCTGATTTTGTTCCACCCATTGCCCGGACAAGAAAAGCATAATTGTTCCTTTTTACTTAAGCAACAAGCAGCGATCTTGGCTGAAACACCGGTAGAAATCAAAGAAATCATCAGGTCATGGCGTCAGCCCGAAAAAAGAGATGCTTTTGCAGGAAATTTGGACAAGCTGGGGAGACCAGACGCGGTTTACCAAATTGCCCACACCCTTCTGCAATTGACAGACTAA
- the thiI gene encoding tRNA uracil 4-sulfurtransferase ThiI yields MNYDVILIRYGELALKGKNRDQFEEALVKSVRNVLRSFFKVKVRRNYGRMYVELHGEDAYAVMERLKRVFGISSFSPTIQVDPDIETIKEKALELVRQLNPQPRTFRVVSRRADKRYPIQSMEVNRMVATHILRALPAISVDLHEPDTIVNVEIRTEGTYISCETIKGLGGLPVGVSGKVLLLLSGGIDSPVAGWMMLKRGVTLEAIHFHSYPFTSERALQKVRDLAHKLTKWGGTVRLHVVPFTEIQTAIREKCPEDYLITIMRRFMMRISERVAENTNAKALATGESLGQVASQTLESMDTINKVISIPILRPLVAMDKVDIVDISRQIDTYELSILPYEDCCTVFTPKNPVTRPKPRLAAKFEEVLDVEALVEDAVARTEIEEITTKPKETTTDLF; encoded by the coding sequence ATGAACTACGATGTTATTTTAATTCGTTATGGTGAGTTGGCGCTTAAAGGAAAAAACCGCGATCAATTCGAAGAGGCCCTTGTAAAAAGCGTGAGAAACGTACTGCGTTCGTTTTTTAAAGTAAAAGTTCGACGCAATTACGGCCGGATGTACGTGGAGCTGCACGGCGAGGACGCTTACGCGGTTATGGAGCGTTTGAAGCGCGTTTTTGGGATTTCTTCCTTTAGTCCGACGATCCAGGTAGATCCTGATATTGAAACGATCAAGGAAAAAGCGCTGGAGTTGGTTCGTCAATTGAATCCACAGCCACGTACGTTCCGTGTGGTTTCCCGTCGTGCTGATAAACGCTATCCGATTCAATCGATGGAAGTAAATCGAATGGTGGCAACGCACATCCTACGTGCTCTGCCAGCTATCAGCGTAGACTTGCACGAGCCAGATACCATCGTGAATGTAGAAATTCGCACAGAGGGTACTTACATTAGCTGTGAAACCATCAAGGGACTAGGTGGCTTGCCAGTTGGGGTGAGTGGAAAAGTACTGCTGCTTCTTTCTGGTGGTATCGACAGTCCTGTAGCGGGTTGGATGATGCTGAAGCGTGGTGTGACGCTGGAAGCGATCCACTTCCACAGCTATCCGTTTACAAGCGAGCGCGCTTTGCAAAAAGTACGTGACTTGGCTCATAAGCTGACGAAATGGGGAGGAACTGTCCGTCTCCACGTTGTACCGTTTACCGAGATTCAGACCGCCATTCGTGAAAAATGTCCAGAAGACTATTTGATTACCATCATGCGTCGCTTCATGATGCGCATTTCGGAGCGTGTTGCGGAAAATACGAATGCCAAGGCACTCGCAACAGGAGAAAGCCTCGGTCAAGTTGCATCGCAAACCTTGGAAAGCATGGACACGATCAACAAGGTGATTTCAATTCCGATTCTGCGACCACTCGTCGCCATGGACAAGGTAGATATCGTGGACATTTCTCGTCAAATCGATACGTACGAGCTTTCTATTTTGCCGTATGAAGACTGCTGCACGGTGTTTACACCGAAAAATCCTGTAACGCGACCGAAGCCTCGCCTCGCTGCAAAATTTGAGGAAGTGCTGGATGTAGAAGCGTTAGTGGAGGATGCTGTAGCGCGAACTGAAATCGAAGAGATTACAACGAAGCCAAAAGAAACGACAACCGACCTGTTCTAA